One genomic segment of Hordeum vulgare subsp. vulgare chromosome 2H, MorexV3_pseudomolecules_assembly, whole genome shotgun sequence includes these proteins:
- the LOC123427788 gene encoding exonuclease DPD1, chloroplastic/mitochondrial-like: MALLFRFSQLRNSIWSSCPARLRMQHTVLSSGTQLDPKSYEKRLFSTRVQETASLHKTDLGPCISGIQPLKFKQTSEHEQSAPLLIFDIETTGFFQKKTTGNFQKDNRITEFAVRDLCGGKNSTFETLINPERGVPGYLKTVNDINTELVCKPDVPRFSDVLPLLLAFVRSRQTPGKPVIWVAHKVNTFDGPFLAQEFNRCSAQMPEDWLFVDSFCLARKLPKVEASEDKKHLLNLESLSKRYDISVKGSAHRAMHDVTTLCHVFQKMSVDLKLTYEGLINETTKASYFNNLVK; encoded by the exons ATGGCATTGCTTTTTCGCTTCAGTCAACTAAGGAACAGCATATGGAGTAGTTGTCCTGCCAGGCTGCGTATGCAACATACTGTATTGTCATCTGGAACACAGCTTGATCCTAAAAGCTATGAGAAGCGCCTTTTCTCAACAAGGGTTCAAGAGACAGCTAGTTTGCACAAAACTGATCTGGGTCCGTGTATTTCTGGAATTCAGCCATTAAAGTTTAAGCAGACTTCTGAACATGAGCAATCTGCGCCTCTTCTTATCTTTGATATCGAGACCACTGGTTTTTTCCAGAAAAAAACCACTGGTAATTTCCAGAAGGATAATAGAATCACTGAGTTTGCAGTCCGTGATCTTTGTGGAGGAAAGAATAGCACATTCGAAACTCTCATTAATCCTGAGAGGGGTGTTCCTGGTTACCTTAAAACTGTCAATGATATTAACACTGAATTGGTCTGCAAACCTGATGTCCcgag GTTCAGTGATGTACTTCCATTACTATTGGCATTTGTTCGAAGCCGCCAAACTCCTGGCAAACCAGTTATATGGGTTGCTCATAAAGTAAACACATTTGATGGCCCTTTCCTTGCCCAAGAGTTTAACCGTTGTTCAGCTCAGATGCCTGAAGATTGGCTGTTTGTTGACTCCTTTTGCTTGGCAAGGAAGTTGCCGAAGGTTGAGGCATCAGAAG ATAAGAAGCATCTCCTAAACTTGGAGTCACTAAGCAAACGCTATGACATCTCCGTGAAAGGCTCTGCTCATAGAGCAATGCACGATGTGACGACATTATGTCATGTTTTCCAGAAAATGAGTGTTGATCTAAAACTGACATATGAAGGCCTAATAAATGAGACCACCAAGGCTAGTTATTTCAACAACCTAGTTAAGTAA